A stretch of DNA from Fervidobacterium thailandense:
GCTCAAATTCGAAATTTTCGTGTCTAAGTCTTTATCAGCCGCTCCAAGAGCAAGAATCTGACTTGCCAAGTTTCTCAGCTGAGCATCTACGTTAGCTGGAACTGTAGCTTGTACTTGCTGCTGAGTTGTTGTCTGGCCCGTTGTTGTTGGAATTCTCCTTTCAACGGAGCTGATCCTGTCACTGAGAACGTTGAACATTCTATAAAGTGCCACCGCGAATTGGTAGCGTGTCATCGGTTGGTTCCCCTGGAAAGTTCCATCTGGCATACCGCTTATGACTCCAAGTTTTGTCAGTTGCTCTACTGCTTCGTAAGCCCAGTGATTCGCAGGAACGTCTTTGTACGTAGACGAAAAGCCCAGCTGAGCAACAGCAAGCAAAGTAACAAGGACCGTTACCAGGAGTAGTCTGCGTACTCTCATACTTTTCCCTCCTCTAAATACAAAGGTTGAAATTTTATGTGGCGTTTTACACCAGTTCGGCAAGTTTTTCAGGGATCTTATCCGCTGGTAACACAAAGTCCGCGTAACCTTCCTCAACAACGGCTTTGGGCATGCCGTAAACAACGCAAGTTTCCGGACTTTCAGCTATAACGATACCTTTGAAGAACTTGACTTTGAAAGCCCCTTTAGTCCCGTCCTTTCCCATTCCAGTCAAGATGACGGCTATCGTGTTCTCCTTGTAAATCTCGGCAACTTTGTCGAGCGTGTAATCAACAGATGGTCTCACGTTGTTTATCTTTTCGGTTTTCTTATCAAGGTAAATTATTCCCTTCCGATCCTGGTATTTCACACCCATGTGGAAATCCCCTGGTGCGACGTACGCCCACCCAGGCTTCAATTCATCCCCCTCTTCCGCTTCCTTCACCGAAATGTTCGATATGCGGTCCAACCTCTGGGCGAGTGATTTGGTAAAGCCAGGTGGCATATGCTGAACTATTAGAATCGGTGCTGGAAAATCTTTCGGGAGAGGTGGGATAACTAAATCCAGAGAACGCGGACCACCCGTCGAGGAACCGATGACTACTATCTTTCCAGACACTATAGTTCTTACTTTCAAACCACTAACCGGTTTCCTCCTTGAAAGCAACTGATTCACACCAATTTTCATCGCATCTCGAATCTTCTGAACGAGTTCTGGTGCCATCTTCCTGAAATCCATCGATACGCTCCCGGAGGGTTTGGTGACAAAATCGACAGCACCGAGTTCCAAGGCCAATAAAGTGATTTCCGCACCCTCTTCCGTAAGGCTGCTGACCATGATAATTCTCGTTG
This window harbors:
- a CDS encoding chemotaxis response regulator protein-glutamate methylesterase, with protein sequence MVVDDSPFMRMILKDIIDQQPDMKVIAVAKDGMEAVELALKHRPDVITMDVEMPKLNGIEAVKEIMKRAPTRIIMVSSLTEEGAEITLLALELGAVDFVTKPSGSVSMDFRKMAPELVQKIRDAMKIGVNQLLSRRKPVSGLKVRTIVSGKIVVIGSSTGGPRSLDLVIPPLPKDFPAPILIVQHMPPGFTKSLAQRLDRISNISVKEAEEGDELKPGWAYVAPGDFHMGVKYQDRKGIIYLDKKTEKINNVRPSVDYTLDKVAEIYKENTIAVILTGMGKDGTKGAFKVKFFKGIVIAESPETCVVYGMPKAVVEEGYADFVLPADKIPEKLAELV